Proteins encoded in a region of the Isoalcanivorax pacificus W11-5 genome:
- a CDS encoding S-layer homology domain-containing protein, with protein sequence MTAYKKWALVPMVSAMLVACGGDSSQDGGNAPVTGTEGRVTLAGGLANATIFVDLNDSSSHDEDEPIGYTDSQGFFGYNPVTHTNYCKSQDLTLRQHCLRLPSLSNLPDDVTLFYFGGVNLVTGQQNEKVYRYHVQVDQLRGQDLDLNAAKAAVSAAADSQDGLDILYSIIDAFYQKYITTPVGFAARSAVPYASDNLSAQEKFDALVEAGIFEGMDDGSAALDEGMTRAQLASVMQRLLGLDQEPPSQSPFADISSSEWQFGYIAGLGASFEDINGGTFTPPGDVTMEQLAAIMTRALGLQPVDQAVPGQVSDWAQQYVQAAVNAGLINGGLDYSSPDIRSQLVLASYEAYSFLEPEADPQLENQVSSALLDFIETLLTNSSLNDSFSETEFNSLLDGMEALIADATENGQHLNVDTLRQFLLDESRDWTNWDAGDFDALLLDAAFFDATMDFLQGKVLDIHYSDPAKGEGRLQLLLSAGEASAITAGRLQACVRYEEAGVPDSEQRFKQPLYVSGDWRRINDNSILLNMQLLPGYTDSRVLQLDWTQVTVDPSDMNTLRFDMTDELEDWSFDVLPTVPSAWAVMDDNRDAANASCALFLAD encoded by the coding sequence ATGACTGCATACAAGAAATGGGCACTGGTGCCGATGGTCAGTGCCATGCTGGTGGCCTGCGGTGGTGACAGTAGCCAGGACGGCGGCAATGCGCCGGTGACTGGCACGGAAGGCCGCGTCACGCTGGCGGGCGGGCTGGCGAACGCCACAATTTTCGTGGACCTGAATGACTCGTCCAGCCACGACGAGGACGAGCCGATCGGTTACACCGACAGCCAGGGCTTTTTCGGCTATAACCCGGTCACGCATACCAACTACTGCAAAAGCCAGGACCTGACCCTGCGTCAGCATTGTCTGCGCTTGCCGTCGCTGTCCAACCTGCCGGATGACGTCACGCTTTTCTACTTTGGCGGCGTCAACCTGGTGACGGGCCAGCAGAATGAAAAGGTCTACCGTTACCATGTGCAGGTAGACCAGCTGCGTGGCCAGGATCTGGACCTGAACGCGGCGAAGGCAGCGGTGTCGGCGGCGGCCGACAGCCAGGACGGGCTCGATATCCTGTACAGCATCATTGATGCCTTTTATCAAAAATACATCACCACGCCGGTCGGTTTCGCCGCCCGCAGCGCGGTGCCCTACGCCTCGGACAACCTGTCGGCGCAGGAGAAGTTCGATGCGCTGGTCGAGGCGGGCATTTTTGAGGGGATGGACGACGGCAGTGCTGCACTTGATGAGGGCATGACACGTGCGCAACTGGCCAGCGTCATGCAGCGTCTGCTGGGCCTGGATCAGGAACCCCCTTCACAGAGTCCGTTTGCCGATATTTCATCAAGCGAGTGGCAGTTCGGGTACATTGCCGGCCTGGGGGCCAGCTTTGAAGACATCAACGGGGGCACCTTCACGCCACCCGGCGACGTAACGATGGAACAACTCGCCGCCATCATGACGCGTGCCCTGGGCTTGCAGCCGGTTGACCAGGCGGTGCCCGGCCAAGTGTCCGACTGGGCGCAGCAGTATGTCCAGGCGGCCGTGAATGCGGGCCTGATCAACGGTGGGCTGGATTACAGCTCGCCAGACATCCGCTCTCAATTGGTGCTTGCCAGTTATGAGGCTTACTCGTTCCTGGAACCAGAGGCCGATCCGCAACTTGAAAACCAGGTCTCGTCCGCGTTGCTCGATTTTATCGAAACACTGCTGACCAACAGCAGCCTGAACGACAGCTTCAGCGAAACGGAATTCAACAGCCTGCTGGATGGCATGGAGGCGTTGATCGCAGACGCCACCGAGAACGGCCAGCACCTGAACGTGGACACACTGCGTCAGTTCCTGCTGGATGAAAGCCGCGACTGGACCAACTGGGATGCCGGGGACTTTGACGCCCTGTTGCTGGACGCTGCCTTCTTTGATGCCACGATGGATTTCCTGCAGGGCAAGGTGCTGGATATCCATTACTCCGATCCGGCCAAGGGCGAAGGCCGCCTGCAATTGCTGTTGTCCGCCGGTGAGGCATCGGCCATCACTGCCGGCCGGCTGCAGGCCTGTGTGCGCTACGAAGAAGCGGGCGTGCCGGACAGCGAGCAGCGTTTCAAACAGCCGCTGTATGTTTCTGGTGACTGGCGCCGCATCAACGACAACTCCATTCTGCTGAACATGCAGTTGCTGCCGGGTTATACCGACTCACGCGTGCTGCAACTCGACTGGACCCAGGTCACCGTGGACCCGTCGGACATGAACACGCTGCGGTTCGACATGACTGACGAGCTGGAGGACTGGAGCTTCGATGTGCTGCCGACAGTGCCTTCGGCCTGGGCAGTGATGGACGATAATCGCGATGCAGCGAACGCGTCCTGTGCGCTGTTTCTGGCTGACTGA
- the traF gene encoding conjugal transfer protein TraF, producing the protein MFTRSLVAVAIATASVSAAALPGAAGKGPNVTYGYSGHGVNLHSLSNNPAQGFYVMPEEDRFRMGVAGSISVGYEMGEVDNFLDRLDDILDDLERDDIGVAEGITLANEMNDVLVQMGRDGYARINTGLQAPLTPIAFRTSLGTFSVSIEADAEVKASVLDDAVVYDAVNQELRTRSSLYLKSATFAQVGVGWAKELWKDEGQSLVGGARLNIINGAFSKQVINLKAAATNPDDDDIGDIISDQYDTNEKKSTNISIDLGAIYRINNWSAGLTLKNINEPEFDYGAVGQNCASLPGGSQEYANCMAADYFAQNGRISASEKWVMASQATVDGSYSFNNGRGMVGFSYDLTDVNTPTGDLQQMLSLMTAYQSPKIWLPGVRAGYHTNQKGSQLSSVSVGLTWFNRLTFDVLMGLEDTEIDGDKLPRTAAVSLGWQSRF; encoded by the coding sequence ATGTTCACACGGTCACTCGTGGCGGTGGCTATTGCCACGGCTTCAGTTTCTGCTGCTGCCTTGCCGGGGGCGGCGGGTAAAGGTCCGAACGTGACCTACGGTTACAGCGGCCATGGCGTCAACCTGCACAGTCTGTCCAACAATCCTGCCCAGGGCTTCTATGTGATGCCTGAGGAAGACCGCTTCCGCATGGGAGTGGCCGGCAGCATCAGCGTCGGTTACGAGATGGGTGAGGTCGACAACTTCCTGGATCGCCTGGATGATATTCTCGACGATCTGGAGCGTGACGACATCGGTGTTGCCGAGGGCATTACACTCGCCAACGAAATGAACGATGTGCTGGTGCAGATGGGGCGTGATGGCTACGCACGGATCAACACCGGTCTGCAGGCGCCACTGACGCCGATTGCCTTTCGTACTTCTCTGGGCACGTTCAGTGTCTCCATCGAAGCTGACGCAGAAGTGAAAGCCAGCGTGCTGGACGATGCTGTCGTCTACGACGCCGTCAATCAGGAACTGAGAACCCGCTCCTCCCTGTACCTGAAGTCAGCCACCTTTGCACAAGTGGGTGTGGGCTGGGCGAAAGAGCTGTGGAAGGACGAGGGTCAATCCCTGGTGGGCGGGGCGCGGCTGAACATTATCAACGGTGCTTTCAGCAAGCAGGTGATCAACCTGAAAGCGGCCGCCACCAACCCGGACGATGATGATATTGGCGACATTATCTCCGACCAGTACGACACCAATGAAAAGAAAAGCACCAACATCAGTATTGATCTTGGCGCCATTTACCGGATCAACAACTGGAGTGCCGGCCTGACGCTGAAGAACATTAACGAGCCAGAGTTCGATTACGGCGCCGTGGGCCAGAACTGTGCGTCGCTGCCGGGCGGATCGCAGGAGTACGCCAACTGCATGGCTGCAGATTACTTTGCACAGAATGGCCGTATTTCCGCCAGCGAGAAATGGGTGATGGCCAGCCAGGCCACTGTGGATGGCAGTTACAGCTTCAACAACGGTCGTGGCATGGTCGGCTTCAGCTATGACCTGACCGATGTGAATACGCCCACCGGCGATCTGCAACAGATGCTGTCGCTGATGACCGCGTACCAGTCACCGAAAATCTGGCTGCCGGGCGTCCGTGCGGGCTATCACACCAACCAGAAAGGCAGTCAGCTTTCCAGTGTCAGTGTCGGGCTGACCTGGTTCAACCGCCTGACCTTTGACGTGCTGATGGGGCTGGAAGACACCGAAATCGATGGTGACAAGTTGCCGCGTACCGCAGCGGTCAGCCTGGGTTGGCAATCCCGTTTCTGA
- a CDS encoding adenosylmethionine--8-amino-7-oxononanoate transaminase, with protein sequence MSSNQEIVARDLSVLWHPCTQMKDHEHLPLIPIRRGDGVWLEDFDGNRYIDAVSSWWVNILGHGNPRINRAVHEQLDKLEHVILAGFTHEPVVALSEQLVAMTPPGLDRVFYADNGSSGIEVALKMSFHYWQNMGHTRKQRFVTLGNSYHGETLAALAVGDVALYKSTYKPLLMDVFTAPSPDCYHRAEGESWEAYCRRQFVEMKKILAEHHEEICAVIVEPLVQCAGNMRMYHPVYLKLLREACDKYGVHLIADEIAVGFGRTGTLFACEQAGITPDFLALSKALTGGYLPLCAVLTRNEIYQAFYDDYNTMRAFLHSHSFTGNPLACAAALATLEIFETDNLIERNRELAAHMSRALERFNDHPHVAEVRQTGMIAAVEMVKDKRTREPYDWQERRGLRVYQHALKHQALLRPLGNVTYFMPPYVITPEQIDHLADVAWEGINLATKD encoded by the coding sequence ATGAGCAGTAACCAGGAAATCGTGGCGCGCGACCTGAGCGTGCTCTGGCACCCCTGCACCCAGATGAAGGATCACGAGCATCTGCCGCTGATCCCGATCCGTCGTGGTGACGGTGTGTGGCTGGAAGACTTCGACGGCAACCGCTATATCGACGCGGTCAGTTCCTGGTGGGTGAACATCCTCGGCCACGGCAATCCTCGCATCAACCGCGCCGTGCACGAACAGCTCGACAAGCTCGAACATGTCATCCTGGCCGGCTTTACCCACGAGCCGGTGGTCGCCCTTTCCGAACAGCTCGTGGCCATGACACCGCCAGGCCTGGACCGCGTGTTCTATGCCGACAACGGTTCCTCCGGCATCGAAGTCGCCCTGAAGATGAGCTTCCACTACTGGCAGAACATGGGCCACACCCGCAAACAGCGGTTCGTCACCCTGGGCAACAGTTACCACGGCGAAACCCTGGCCGCCCTGGCGGTCGGCGATGTGGCGCTGTACAAGTCCACCTACAAACCCCTGTTGATGGATGTGTTCACTGCCCCAAGCCCCGACTGTTATCACCGCGCAGAAGGCGAGTCCTGGGAAGCCTACTGCCGCCGCCAGTTTGTCGAAATGAAAAAGATCCTCGCTGAGCACCACGAGGAAATCTGCGCGGTCATCGTCGAGCCACTGGTGCAGTGCGCCGGCAACATGCGCATGTATCACCCGGTGTACCTGAAACTGCTGCGTGAAGCCTGCGACAAGTACGGCGTGCACCTGATCGCCGATGAAATCGCCGTCGGCTTCGGCCGTACCGGCACGCTGTTTGCCTGCGAACAGGCCGGCATCACCCCCGATTTCCTGGCGCTCTCCAAAGCGCTGACCGGCGGTTACCTGCCCCTGTGCGCCGTGCTCACCCGCAACGAGATCTACCAGGCATTTTATGATGACTACAACACGATGCGCGCTTTCCTGCATTCACACAGCTTCACCGGCAATCCCCTGGCCTGCGCCGCCGCGCTCGCCACGCTCGAAATCTTCGAGACCGATAATCTGATCGAGCGCAACCGCGAACTGGCCGCGCACATGAGCCGCGCACTGGAACGCTTCAATGACCATCCGCACGTGGCCGAAGTGCGCCAGACCGGCATGATCGCCGCCGTGGAAATGGTGAAAGACAAGCGCACCCGCGAACCCTACGACTGGCAGGAACGTCGCGGCCTGCGCGTCTATCAGCACGCGCTCAAGCATCAGGCGCTGCTGCGCCCACTGGGCAACGTCACCTATTTCATGCCGCCCTATGTGATTACACCGGAGCAGATTGACCATCTGGCCGATGTGGCCTGGGAAGGCATCAACCTGGCCACCAAGGATTAA
- a CDS encoding 16S rRNA (uracil(1498)-N(3))-methyltransferase has protein sequence MRRFFDPQPFSQGQQTVLGEDASHHIARVLRMQVGERLQVFNGQGGAWEAEITAISKKAVTVLTQGFDAEDRTAPLPVTVALPMIKGERMDYALQKATELGAHRFQLLTTERTDVRLDGDRQDKKLRHWQQVVVSACEQCGMNRVPTVHAPLPLTAWLPTADTTLKLIAHPGEAPLADTTLRQADSMVLLTGPEGGFSDAELYSAADHGFVAFALGNRVLRAETAPVALLAALWAKL, from the coding sequence ATGCGCCGCTTCTTTGATCCGCAGCCGTTCAGCCAGGGCCAGCAGACTGTGTTGGGCGAGGATGCCAGCCACCATATTGCGCGCGTGCTGCGCATGCAGGTCGGCGAACGCCTGCAGGTGTTCAATGGCCAGGGCGGCGCCTGGGAAGCAGAAATCACCGCTATCAGCAAGAAAGCGGTGACTGTCCTGACGCAGGGTTTTGATGCAGAGGATCGCACTGCACCATTGCCGGTGACCGTCGCGCTGCCGATGATCAAGGGCGAGCGCATGGACTACGCCCTGCAAAAAGCCACCGAGCTGGGCGCGCACCGTTTCCAGTTACTGACCACCGAACGCACGGACGTGCGGCTCGACGGCGACCGGCAGGACAAGAAATTGCGCCACTGGCAGCAGGTGGTGGTCAGCGCCTGTGAGCAGTGCGGCATGAATCGGGTGCCGACCGTGCACGCCCCCCTGCCGCTGACGGCCTGGCTACCGACTGCCGACACGACGCTGAAGCTGATTGCGCATCCCGGTGAAGCCCCTCTGGCAGACACGACGTTACGCCAAGCCGACAGCATGGTGCTGCTGACCGGCCCGGAAGGCGGCTTCTCCGACGCCGAGTTGTACAGCGCCGCCGATCACGGCTTTGTGGCATTTGCCCTGGGAAATCGTGTACTGCGCGCAGAAACCGCTCCAGTGGCGTTGCTGGCCGCGCTCTGGGCAAAGCTTTAG
- a CDS encoding efflux RND transporter permease subunit: MKFTDLFVQKPVLAWVVSLFIFLLGVRAVTELNVRQYPELQDAVVTVTTTYIGADADLIQGFITTPLEREIATAEGINYITSSSTGGVSLIQAFLRLDANQNAALTQIVAKVNKMRGELPAEAEDPVVDMTVGDTTAAMYLAFYSEILDNNQTTDYLVRVVEPLLSTVPGVQRAEILGARTFAMRIWLDPARMTALGVTASDVYGALQSNNVLSAVGSTKGSLISIDLTAETDLQSVAEFEELIVRESDGAITRLRDVANVELGAESYGTSVSFGDQAATFMGIEVAPDANSLDVIKAVREVWDNDILPELPEGLSADIPYDSTEYIQDSINEVVKTIVEALLIVIVVIFLFLGSLRSVLVPMIAVPISMVGALFLMLLMGFSINLLTLLAMVLAIGIVVDDAIIVLENIHRHVEEGMAPYDAAIKGARELAWPVVAMTTTLVAVYLPIGFIGGLTGTLFVEFAFTLAGSVLLSGIVALTLSPMLCAKLLKPHTENSNDGLAHWLDTKFESLRLSYRNTLHGTLNTKFVVLIFGTVALVSCYFLFINTPEELAPGEDQGFILAFSESDPYTTMEYFEANTALLREKVEALPEMDKVFMINGMSAAGAGTVTDGITGMVLKTWEDRDRSTRAVLEQSVQLIAPQIPGLEIAAFQPPPLPSGGGGGFPVEFVIGTTQPISTTGELIEQIVGKAYESRKFIFLKTDLRLNKPRTEIVIDREKAAALGIDMRSVGQDLSAMLAGGYSNRFSLENRSYKVIPQVQRSDRLNTDQLLDYYTRTRDGNLVPLSTIATLKDTVQPQALKRFQQMNAVTISAVPRPGVSLGEALTVLEQAAAEVLPAQGYRLDYSGQSRQFKTEGSQLLMTFFFAMVIIYLVLSAQFESWRDPLIMLVSVPMSICGALLCMAILNIASSFAQFGGLLWHTATMNIYTQVGLVTLIGVISKHGILIVEFANKLQDQGLSKRAAIEEATSIRLRPVLMTTAALVLAMIPLLIAAGPGAGARFAMGFVIATGMTLGTLFTLFVVPAIYLYIGRDHGNTGESMEHITAH; encoded by the coding sequence ATGAAATTCACCGACTTGTTCGTCCAGAAACCTGTACTCGCCTGGGTGGTGAGCCTGTTCATTTTCCTGCTCGGCGTGCGCGCCGTGACGGAACTGAACGTGCGCCAGTACCCCGAGCTGCAGGACGCCGTGGTCACCGTGACCACCACTTACATCGGCGCCGACGCGGACCTGATCCAGGGCTTTATCACCACGCCACTGGAACGGGAAATTGCGACTGCCGAAGGCATCAACTACATCACCTCATCGAGCACCGGTGGCGTCTCGCTGATCCAGGCCTTCCTGCGCCTGGACGCGAACCAGAACGCGGCGCTCACGCAGATCGTCGCCAAAGTGAACAAGATGCGTGGCGAACTGCCGGCGGAAGCGGAAGACCCGGTGGTGGACATGACCGTGGGCGACACTACCGCCGCCATGTATCTGGCGTTCTACAGTGAAATCCTCGACAACAACCAGACCACCGACTATCTGGTGCGTGTGGTGGAACCGCTGCTGTCCACCGTGCCCGGCGTACAGCGCGCCGAGATTCTCGGTGCCCGCACCTTCGCCATGCGCATCTGGCTCGATCCGGCGCGCATGACGGCATTGGGTGTTACCGCCTCCGATGTGTATGGCGCGCTGCAATCCAACAACGTGCTGTCCGCCGTGGGGTCCACCAAAGGCTCACTGATCAGTATCGACCTGACCGCCGAAACCGACCTGCAATCAGTGGCGGAATTCGAAGAGCTCATCGTGCGCGAAAGCGACGGCGCCATCACGCGCCTGCGCGACGTGGCCAATGTGGAACTGGGTGCGGAGAGCTATGGCACCTCGGTCAGCTTCGGTGACCAGGCCGCCACCTTCATGGGCATCGAAGTGGCCCCGGATGCCAACTCGCTGGACGTGATCAAGGCGGTACGCGAAGTCTGGGACAACGACATCCTGCCGGAACTGCCGGAAGGCCTGTCGGCGGATATCCCGTACGACTCCACCGAGTACATTCAGGACTCCATCAACGAGGTGGTGAAAACCATCGTCGAAGCGCTGCTCATCGTGATCGTGGTGATCTTCCTGTTCCTCGGCTCGCTGCGCTCGGTGCTGGTGCCGATGATCGCGGTGCCGATCTCCATGGTCGGCGCCCTGTTCCTGATGCTGCTGATGGGCTTCTCCATCAACCTGCTGACCCTACTGGCGATGGTGCTGGCCATCGGCATCGTGGTGGACGATGCCATCATCGTGCTGGAGAACATCCACCGGCACGTGGAAGAAGGCATGGCGCCGTATGACGCTGCCATCAAGGGCGCCCGCGAACTGGCCTGGCCCGTGGTCGCGATGACCACCACGCTGGTGGCGGTGTACCTGCCGATCGGCTTTATCGGTGGCCTCACCGGCACCCTGTTCGTGGAGTTCGCCTTCACACTGGCCGGCTCGGTGCTGTTGTCCGGCATCGTGGCGCTGACACTGTCGCCGATGCTGTGTGCAAAACTGCTTAAACCGCACACTGAAAACAGCAATGACGGCCTGGCGCACTGGCTGGACACCAAGTTCGAAAGCCTGCGCCTGTCCTACCGCAACACGCTGCACGGTACCCTGAACACCAAATTCGTGGTGTTGATCTTCGGCACTGTCGCGCTGGTGTCCTGTTACTTCCTGTTTATCAACACTCCGGAAGAACTGGCGCCGGGCGAAGACCAGGGCTTCATTCTGGCGTTCTCGGAATCCGACCCCTACACCACGATGGAATACTTCGAGGCCAACACCGCGCTGCTGCGCGAAAAAGTCGAAGCGTTGCCGGAAATGGACAAGGTGTTCATGATCAATGGTATGAGCGCGGCCGGCGCCGGCACCGTGACCGACGGCATCACCGGCATGGTGCTCAAGACCTGGGAAGACCGCGACCGCAGCACACGCGCCGTACTGGAACAGAGCGTGCAACTGATCGCCCCGCAAATTCCCGGCCTTGAAATCGCCGCGTTCCAGCCACCACCACTGCCCTCCGGCGGGGGTGGTGGCTTCCCGGTGGAATTCGTCATCGGCACCACGCAGCCGATTTCCACCACCGGCGAGCTGATCGAGCAGATCGTGGGCAAGGCCTATGAAAGCCGCAAGTTCATCTTCCTGAAGACGGACCTGCGCCTGAACAAGCCACGCACCGAGATCGTCATCGACCGTGAAAAAGCGGCCGCGCTGGGCATCGACATGCGCTCCGTCGGGCAGGATCTGTCGGCCATGCTGGCCGGTGGCTATTCCAACCGCTTCTCGCTGGAAAACCGCTCCTACAAGGTCATCCCGCAGGTACAGCGCAGCGACCGTCTGAACACCGACCAGCTGCTGGACTACTACACCCGTACCCGCGACGGCAACCTGGTACCACTGTCGACCATCGCCACGCTGAAAGACACGGTGCAACCACAGGCCCTGAAGCGCTTCCAGCAGATGAACGCGGTGACCATCTCCGCAGTGCCGCGCCCGGGTGTATCACTGGGTGAAGCGCTGACCGTGCTCGAACAGGCCGCCGCTGAAGTATTGCCGGCGCAGGGCTACCGCCTCGATTACTCCGGCCAGTCGCGCCAGTTCAAGACGGAAGGCTCGCAACTGCTGATGACCTTCTTCTTTGCGATGGTGATCATCTATCTGGTGCTGTCCGCGCAGTTCGAATCCTGGCGGGATCCGCTGATCATGCTGGTGTCGGTGCCGATGTCGATCTGTGGCGCGCTGCTGTGCATGGCGATACTGAACATCGCCAGTTCGTTCGCGCAGTTCGGCGGGCTGCTCTGGCATACCGCAACCATGAACATCTACACCCAGGTGGGCTTGGTGACGCTGATCGGCGTGATTTCCAAGCACGGCATCCTGATCGTGGAGTTTGCCAACAAGCTGCAGGATCAGGGCCTGTCCAAGCGCGCCGCCATCGAGGAAGCGACCTCGATTCGTCTGCGTCCGGTGCTGATGACCACCGCTGCACTGGTACTGGCGATGATCCCGCTGCTGATCGCCGCCGGCCCTGGTGCCGGCGCCCGCTTCGCCATGGGCTTCGTGATCGCCACCGGCATGACACTGGGGACGCTGTTCACCCTGTTCGTGGTGCCGGCGATCTATCTTTATATCGGCCGTGATCACGGCAACACTGGTGAGTCGATGGAACACATCACCGCTCACTGA